In the Victivallis sp. Marseille-Q1083 genome, one interval contains:
- a CDS encoding O-antigen ligase family protein: MITTPFRVFLLLLSFYLIYSSMSSQADINKEKVLTANNYFFLCIYAVYVLKIFFDLYFDEPAKAGQYYWTTEKYLWFVMIPGVLTIILTIRYIDYALVLKMALFVCFFGNVASLFNMNFQGGQNMGRMQIGENIQLLNSISLGQFGTSAALLGISQWNRKSNIRIFKIFIGILIILGLILIAKAGSRGPIISMAVPVLVYISARQKNPLFGFIVCGLVGLLGYLFIDYIFQLISYISPVLENRFQRTLLEGDLGREQLFNDALQEFYKYPLGGGYFMVPYRCYSHNMILDAFMTFGIFGGCIFAIMLLLSVVHAYKVMHAEYSDSQWISLIFLQFLCANMTSGAFYINMPLIATIIILFTLPILSRNDLKTENR; the protein is encoded by the coding sequence GTGATTACGACACCGTTTCGAGTTTTTTTACTTCTGCTGTCGTTTTATTTGATTTATTCTTCAATGTCCTCTCAAGCGGATATCAATAAAGAAAAAGTACTTACCGCTAACAATTACTTTTTCCTTTGTATTTATGCCGTATATGTTCTTAAAATTTTCTTTGATTTATACTTTGATGAACCAGCAAAAGCAGGGCAGTATTACTGGACAACAGAAAAATATCTGTGGTTTGTGATGATTCCAGGAGTTTTAACGATTATTTTAACCATCAGGTATATTGATTATGCATTGGTTTTGAAGATGGCGTTGTTTGTCTGTTTTTTCGGAAATGTAGCCTCTTTGTTCAATATGAATTTTCAGGGAGGCCAGAACATGGGGCGCATGCAGATCGGTGAAAATATCCAATTATTGAACTCGATTTCTCTTGGACAATTTGGGACATCTGCCGCGCTTCTTGGGATCTCTCAGTGGAACAGGAAATCAAATATCCGGATTTTCAAAATATTTATCGGAATACTGATTATACTGGGATTGATTCTAATAGCTAAAGCCGGATCACGGGGACCAATAATTTCTATGGCAGTACCTGTTCTTGTCTATATTTCGGCAAGGCAAAAGAACCCTCTGTTTGGATTTATAGTCTGTGGACTAGTTGGGCTGTTAGGTTATTTATTTATTGACTATATTTTCCAATTGATTTCTTATATTTCCCCTGTATTAGAAAATCGCTTTCAAAGGACTTTGCTGGAAGGCGATTTGGGCCGAGAACAACTTTTTAATGATGCGTTACAGGAATTTTATAAATATCCTTTGGGAGGAGGGTATTTTATGGTTCCTTATCGTTGTTATTCTCACAATATGATTTTGGATGCATTTATGACATTCGGAATTTTTGGAGGTTGTATTTTTGCGATCATGCTTCTATTGAGTGTGGTGCATGCTTATAAGGTTATGCATGCAGAATATTCAGATAGTCAATGGATTAGCTTGATCTTTCTGCAGTTCCTGTGTGCCAATATGACCTCTGGAGCTTTTTATATTAATATGCCATTGATTGCCACCATTATCATTTTGTTTACACTTCCGATTTTAAGCCGTAACGATCTGAAAACAGAAAACAGATAG
- the wecB gene encoding non-hydrolyzing UDP-N-acetylglucosamine 2-epimerase, translating into MEKSKLKVMTIVGTRPEIIRLAAVIKLLEKHVDHKMIHTGQNYDYELNQVFFEELELRKPDYYLGVDTSSLGHVLGETLIKVEAVFDAERPDAVLILGDTNAAIAGIMAKRMKIPIYHMEAGNRSFDLNVPEEINRRIIDHIADFNLVYTENSRRHLLAEGLPHRHTYVTGSPMYEVLNMFLPKIKASKILETLKLEKNRYFIVSCHREENVDYPGNLRKILTFLNAIAAKYDMPVVVSTHPRTRMRIEALDGVTIDSRVQFLKPFGFFDYNALQLNAKCAISDSGTISEESSMMNFPAITIRQALERPEAMDAGTIILTGLDPEIVLDSIALVLDEFEANGGKYDKICSEYQVTNTSWRVLKLILGTARLANRWRGVELKK; encoded by the coding sequence ATGGAAAAATCGAAGTTGAAGGTAATGACGATTGTCGGGACCCGTCCCGAGATCATCCGCCTCGCGGCGGTAATCAAGCTGCTGGAAAAACACGTGGACCACAAAATGATCCACACCGGCCAGAATTACGACTATGAACTCAACCAGGTCTTTTTCGAGGAATTGGAACTGCGCAAGCCGGATTATTACCTCGGAGTCGATACTTCTAGCCTCGGCCATGTGCTGGGCGAAACGCTGATCAAAGTCGAGGCGGTATTTGACGCCGAGCGGCCGGATGCGGTGCTGATCCTGGGCGACACCAACGCGGCGATTGCCGGCATCATGGCCAAACGGATGAAGATTCCGATCTACCATATGGAGGCCGGCAACCGGTCGTTCGACCTCAACGTGCCCGAGGAAATCAACCGTCGGATCATCGACCACATCGCTGATTTCAATCTGGTTTATACTGAGAACTCCCGGCGCCATCTGTTGGCCGAGGGGCTGCCGCACCGCCATACTTATGTAACCGGCTCGCCCATGTACGAAGTGCTCAACATGTTCCTGCCGAAGATCAAAGCATCGAAAATTCTTGAAACGCTGAAGCTCGAAAAGAACCGTTACTTCATCGTCAGTTGCCACCGCGAGGAAAACGTCGATTATCCCGGCAATCTGCGCAAAATCCTGACCTTCCTCAACGCGATTGCCGCCAAATACGATATGCCGGTGGTGGTTTCGACCCATCCCCGTACCCGGATGCGGATCGAAGCGCTCGATGGCGTGACGATCGACTCGCGGGTGCAGTTCCTCAAGCCGTTTGGTTTTTTCGATTACAATGCGCTGCAGCTTAATGCCAAGTGTGCGATTTCGGATTCCGGAACGATCAGCGAGGAGTCGAGCATGATGAATTTTCCGGCGATCACCATTCGCCAGGCGCTGGAACGTCCCGAAGCGATGGATGCCGGTACCATCATCCTCACCGGACTCGATCCCGAAATCGTCCTTGATTCCATCGCGCTGGTGCTTGACGAATTCGAAGCCAACGGCGGCAAATATGACAAAATCTGTTCTGAATACCAGGTGACCAACACTTCCTGGCGCGTTCTCAAGCTCATCCTCGGCACCGCCAGACTCGCCAATCGCTGGAGAGGCGTCGAACTGAAAAAATAA
- a CDS encoding serine O-acetyltransferase yields the protein MTKQEYRHFCEVEVFRFQKSSFIKDFLNKIFCLYFSPSTRACYLIRKMQFLYHRGMIGKIRSKFLERKIFKEFGILITPHTKIGIGFHLPHPHGIVIGHAVHIGKNVSIYQDVTLGGTRIGDSKLNNQPNISDGSIIFAGAKVLGGIVLAEFTVVGANAVLLSSTEASGVYAGIPAKLVKNNAAQK from the coding sequence ATGACCAAACAAGAATATCGTCATTTTTGTGAGGTGGAAGTTTTCCGGTTTCAAAAGAGTTCTTTTATAAAAGATTTTTTGAATAAAATCTTTTGTTTGTATTTTTCTCCTTCAACCCGAGCATGTTATCTGATCCGGAAAATGCAGTTTTTATACCATCGTGGCATGATAGGAAAAATTCGTTCTAAATTTCTGGAAAGAAAAATATTCAAAGAATTCGGAATTTTAATAACGCCCCATACAAAAATCGGGATAGGATTTCATTTACCACATCCACATGGAATTGTGATTGGTCATGCTGTGCATATTGGGAAAAATGTTTCAATCTATCAGGACGTCACACTGGGTGGAACACGCATTGGAGACAGTAAACTCAACAACCAACCGAATATCAGTGACGGCAGTATTATCTTTGCTGGAGCAAAAGTTTTGGGTGGTATAGTATTGGCCGAATTCACAGTTGTTGGCGCCAATGCTGTTTTGCTTTCAAGCACAGAAGCGAGTGGTGTCTATGCTGGAATTCCTGCGAAACTGGTGAAAAATAATGCGGCTCAAAAATAA
- a CDS encoding WxcM-like domain-containing protein codes for MAGISVIPGEIFTDHRGQISSLNAFRFPGVERFYFIHHPDENVIRGWHGHRYEKKWFYCVKGAFTLAFVAVDDWEHPSEQLIPEVYGLDERHSRIICVPEGYANCLKAEVADSILLVFSGKVLTEALQDSWRYDKDLWMDWQKKEPRNHV; via the coding sequence ATGGCCGGAATCAGCGTTATTCCGGGCGAAATCTTCACCGACCATCGTGGTCAAATTTCCTCCCTGAACGCTTTTCGTTTTCCCGGCGTGGAACGTTTTTATTTCATTCACCATCCGGACGAAAACGTGATCCGCGGCTGGCATGGGCATCGCTACGAAAAGAAGTGGTTTTACTGTGTCAAAGGAGCCTTCACACTGGCCTTCGTCGCCGTCGATGACTGGGAACACCCGAGCGAACAGTTGATCCCCGAAGTGTACGGACTGGATGAACGGCACAGCCGGATCATCTGCGTGCCGGAAGGGTATGCCAACTGCCTGAAGGCGGAAGTTGCCGATTCGATACTGCTGGTGTTTTCCGGGAAGGTGCTGACGGAGGCGTTGCAGGACAGTTGGCGTTATGACAAGGACTTGTGGATGGATTGGCAAAAGAAGGAGCCTAGAAATCATGTTTAG
- a CDS encoding glycosyltransferase family 39 protein, whose protein sequence is MTKSIPIMTQSMRANDIPPLAIYLMKLPRMWFPCDIITGGVIINIFLGIFLIYIIWQIALQIFQSKFLAGMAALLAASNPFLVEYSTQMTREIPYLFFASCTVLFFVRFWQKQKWYDIIWAGISCSLSYLCRHEAFELYFILGMICFFLCIGKIISWQKAAVSIPVFLTSGLISLLLCSWLIGCPIEYYYGAYSKMKVAIGWFI, encoded by the coding sequence ATGACGAAGTCAATTCCCATTATGACACAGTCAATGCGTGCCAACGATATTCCGCCTCTGGCTATTTATTTAATGAAACTGCCCCGCATGTGGTTTCCTTGTGATATTATAACAGGCGGAGTTATTATAAATATATTCCTGGGAATTTTCTTGATATATATAATCTGGCAGATTGCTCTACAGATTTTTCAGTCTAAATTTCTGGCCGGAATGGCGGCTTTATTGGCAGCATCGAATCCTTTTCTGGTTGAGTATTCCACCCAGATGACCAGAGAGATCCCGTATTTGTTTTTTGCCAGTTGTACGGTTTTGTTTTTTGTACGTTTCTGGCAGAAACAAAAATGGTACGATATCATTTGGGCTGGAATCTCATGTTCATTGTCTTATTTATGCAGGCATGAAGCATTTGAACTGTATTTCATTTTAGGTATGATCTGTTTCTTCCTCTGCATTGGTAAGATAATATCATGGCAAAAAGCCGCTGTTTCTATCCCCGTATTTTTGACTTCAGGACTTATTAGCCTATTGCTTTGTTCCTGGCTAATCGGCTGCCCTATAGAATATTATTATGGAGCATACTCTAAGATGAAAGTCGCAATCGGTTGGTTCATATGA
- a CDS encoding glycosyltransferase, with the protein MVRILQINVTANNGSTGRIAEGIGNAIRDAGFESRIAWGRVGRDSSSRLIQIGNHWDCRWHGLESRLLDNHGQASRHATGELIRQMEAIKPDIVHLHNIHGYYLNYPTLFQYLSKKDIPIVWTLHDCWSFTGHCTYFDYIGCNKWQTGCNNCPQGNSYPASWLFDRSRQNWIDKKHFFTMPRRMTLVPVSRWLAELVQGSFLNRYPFRVIHNGIDIRNFRPHNSEAVKEKYGWQREKILLGVASVWSSRKGLADFVKLANMLPSPYRLVLVGLSKKQMRRLPENMTAIPRTESIAELAELYSVAEVFINPTWEDNFPTTNLESIACGTPVITYRTGGSVESIRPDTGIIVEQGDLGGVLNAVNYTTKNVENCRNYALKHFRQEDRFLEYVKLYQEILQIK; encoded by the coding sequence ATGGTACGAATCTTACAGATTAATGTCACAGCCAACAATGGTTCCACAGGCCGCATTGCTGAAGGAATTGGCAACGCGATACGCGATGCGGGGTTTGAGAGTCGGATTGCCTGGGGACGGGTAGGACGCGATTCGTCGAGCCGGTTAATACAGATCGGGAACCACTGGGATTGCCGATGGCACGGGCTGGAATCCCGTCTGTTGGACAATCACGGGCAGGCATCGCGACATGCAACTGGCGAACTGATTCGGCAAATGGAGGCGATCAAGCCGGATATCGTCCATTTGCACAATATTCATGGTTATTATTTGAATTATCCGACGTTATTCCAGTATTTGAGTAAAAAAGATATTCCAATCGTATGGACCCTGCATGACTGCTGGAGTTTTACCGGACATTGTACTTATTTTGATTATATTGGCTGCAACAAATGGCAAACCGGATGTAATAATTGCCCTCAAGGAAACAGTTATCCCGCCAGTTGGCTTTTTGACCGTTCGCGACAAAACTGGATTGATAAGAAACATTTTTTTACCATGCCGCGTCGAATGACTCTTGTACCGGTTTCGCGTTGGTTGGCCGAGCTGGTTCAGGGGTCTTTTCTCAACCGATATCCATTTCGGGTAATTCACAATGGTATCGATATCAGGAACTTTCGGCCACATAATTCAGAAGCCGTCAAAGAAAAATATGGTTGGCAAAGGGAGAAAATTCTACTGGGCGTCGCTTCGGTTTGGAGTTCACGCAAGGGACTGGCCGATTTTGTGAAGCTGGCTAATATGTTGCCTTCGCCCTATCGGCTCGTTCTCGTCGGCCTCAGCAAAAAACAGATGCGAAGACTCCCTGAAAATATGACGGCAATTCCTCGTACCGAATCAATTGCCGAATTGGCCGAACTCTATTCCGTTGCCGAGGTTTTCATCAACCCGACTTGGGAAGATAATTTTCCGACGACCAATCTGGAATCGATAGCCTGCGGAACTCCGGTCATTACCTACCGAACTGGAGGTAGCGTAGAGTCAATAAGGCCGGATACCGGCATTATTGTCGAACAAGGTGATTTAGGCGGGGTGCTTAATGCTGTGAATTATACCACAAAAAACGTTGAAAATTGCCGGAATTATGCGTTGAAGCATTTTCGCCAGGAAGATCGTTTCCTGGAATATGTTAAACTGTATCAAGAAATTTTACAGATAAAATAG
- a CDS encoding polysaccharide biosynthesis protein codes for MFHDKVLLITGGTGSFGNAVLRRFLNSDIREVRIFSRDEKKQDDMRHELQNPKVKFYIGNVRDRQSVDGAMDGVDYIFHAAALKQVPSCEFFPLQAVQTNVLGTNNVLESAAAHGVKNVVVLSTDKAAYPINAMGISKALMEKVAIAKGRALGREAETTVCCTRYGNVMASRGSVIPLWVEQIKANKPITITDPNMTRFMMTLDDAVDLVIYAWQHGVNGDLFVQKAPAATLNTLAMALKELYNSTSEIRIIGTRHGEKLYETLVTREEMAKAVDMDDYYRIPCDTRDLNYDQYFIEGSEDVARIEDYHSHNTRRLDVAGMKELLLKLRFIREDLGL; via the coding sequence ATGTTTCACGACAAAGTATTACTGATCACGGGGGGAACGGGGAGTTTCGGGAATGCGGTATTGCGCCGTTTTCTGAACTCGGATATCCGTGAGGTGCGGATTTTTTCTCGCGACGAGAAGAAACAGGACGACATGCGGCATGAGCTGCAGAACCCGAAAGTGAAGTTCTACATCGGTAACGTGCGTGACCGGCAGAGTGTCGACGGCGCCATGGACGGCGTGGATTACATCTTCCACGCGGCGGCGTTGAAGCAGGTGCCGAGCTGCGAGTTTTTTCCGCTGCAGGCGGTGCAGACCAACGTGTTGGGGACCAATAACGTCTTGGAATCGGCGGCGGCGCACGGCGTGAAAAACGTTGTAGTGCTGTCGACCGACAAGGCGGCGTATCCGATCAACGCGATGGGTATCTCCAAAGCGCTGATGGAAAAGGTGGCGATCGCCAAGGGACGGGCCTTGGGGCGTGAGGCGGAAACCACGGTTTGTTGTACACGCTACGGCAACGTGATGGCGTCGCGCGGTTCGGTGATTCCATTGTGGGTGGAACAGATCAAAGCGAACAAACCGATCACGATCACCGACCCGAATATGACCCGTTTCATGATGACGCTGGACGACGCGGTGGACCTGGTGATTTACGCGTGGCAGCATGGCGTCAACGGCGATCTGTTCGTTCAGAAAGCGCCGGCGGCGACGTTGAACACCTTGGCGATGGCGCTGAAGGAGTTGTACAACTCCACGTCGGAAATCCGGATAATCGGCACCCGCCACGGCGAAAAGCTCTACGAAACGCTGGTAACCCGCGAAGAGATGGCCAAGGCGGTCGATATGGATGACTATTACCGGATTCCGTGCGACACCCGCGATCTGAATTATGATCAATATTTCATTGAAGGTTCCGAGGATGTCGCGAGAATCGAGGATTACCATTCGCACAACACCCGCCGGCTGGATGTCGCCGGGATGAAGGAACTGTTGTTGAAACTCCGGTTTATCCGGGAAGATTTGGGACTGTAA
- a CDS encoding glycosyltransferase produces MLLDNFVRLIYSACGTIGVSSPGFIEKLRPYTDKEIHFIPQWTTQRLAMASKAVSGKRIFTFAGNIGSVQNLEMVVEAFGSLKNEEAELRLVGGGVFLERLQKLVQAKQYRNIVFTGRLPQEKMPEVFAQSDVMIISLKREFAMTLPAKFQAYIAAGKPIFGIITGDTAELIEQYELGMIALPEFESIRSGFQTLMQQSSRQLEVWGNNARNTSKRLFDRTNIVGIMSCLCGMEEYDHSIEHSPKYTV; encoded by the coding sequence TTGCTGCTCGATAATTTCGTCCGCCTGATCTATTCAGCCTGCGGGACGATTGGCGTCAGTTCGCCCGGCTTCATTGAAAAATTACGGCCCTATACGGATAAAGAGATCCATTTTATCCCGCAGTGGACGACCCAGCGTCTGGCTATGGCCTCCAAAGCTGTTTCCGGCAAAAGAATTTTCACTTTTGCCGGAAATATCGGTTCGGTTCAGAATCTGGAAATGGTAGTTGAAGCATTCGGCTCTTTGAAAAATGAGGAAGCGGAATTGCGGCTGGTTGGGGGAGGGGTGTTTCTTGAGCGTCTGCAGAAGCTCGTCCAGGCAAAACAATATCGGAACATTGTTTTTACCGGTCGACTGCCGCAGGAAAAAATGCCGGAAGTTTTTGCCCAGTCCGATGTAATGATCATTTCATTGAAAAGAGAATTTGCGATGACACTTCCGGCCAAATTTCAAGCGTATATTGCAGCCGGGAAGCCGATTTTCGGCATCATTACCGGGGATACGGCGGAATTGATCGAACAATATGAACTCGGCATGATTGCGTTGCCGGAATTTGAATCGATCAGGAGCGGTTTTCAAACTTTGATGCAACAATCGTCCCGGCAATTGGAAGTGTGGGGCAATAATGCCCGAAATACCTCGAAGCGTTTATTTGACCGTACTAACATTGTCGGAATCATGAGCTGTTTGTGTGGCATGGAGGAATATGACCATTCTATCGAGCATTCGCCAAAATATACCGTGTAA
- a CDS encoding NAD-dependent epimerase/dehydratase family protein, producing MFRIGITGQPGFVGTHLYNLLGTQSDVERVPCKDEYFTDEAALRHFVKRCDAIVHLAAMNRHPDPQVIYDTNLRLVRQLIAAMEAEQVTPHVLFSSSTQEERDNLYGASKRAGRQLLEAWAERSGAKFTGCVIPNVFGPYGRPNYNSVVATFCHKLTHGEQPEIQVDGSIKLIYVGELCREFLQIIRTGEAASPRPIPYGAERKVSELLATFERFRTQYFEQGILPELPTKFDVQLFNTFCGYIDHKNFFPFDLKLNTDARGSFVELVKLDHLGGQVSFSTTKPGITRGNHYHTRKIERFAVIKGKARIELRKVGSAEKLTFELDGGHPSFVDMPVWYTHNITNIGEDELYTVFWINEFYDPADPDTFFEEV from the coding sequence ATGTTTAGAATCGGGATCACCGGACAGCCGGGATTTGTCGGAACCCATTTATACAACCTGCTTGGTACTCAAAGCGATGTCGAGCGGGTTCCCTGTAAAGACGAATATTTTACGGATGAGGCGGCGCTGCGGCATTTTGTGAAGCGGTGCGACGCGATCGTGCACCTGGCGGCGATGAATCGCCACCCCGACCCGCAGGTGATTTACGATACCAATCTCCGGCTGGTCCGGCAGTTGATCGCGGCGATGGAGGCCGAGCAGGTCACGCCACACGTGCTGTTTTCCAGCTCGACCCAGGAGGAGCGCGATAATCTCTATGGCGCCTCGAAACGCGCAGGCCGCCAATTGCTGGAAGCCTGGGCGGAACGGAGCGGCGCCAAATTCACCGGTTGCGTGATTCCGAACGTTTTCGGTCCCTACGGCCGGCCGAATTACAACTCGGTTGTGGCGACCTTCTGCCATAAATTGACGCATGGCGAACAGCCGGAAATCCAGGTGGACGGTTCGATCAAACTGATTTACGTCGGTGAGCTGTGTCGGGAATTCCTGCAGATCATCCGGACGGGGGAAGCGGCCAGTCCGCGACCGATTCCATACGGCGCCGAACGCAAAGTATCGGAGCTGCTGGCGACTTTTGAACGGTTTAGAACCCAATATTTCGAGCAGGGAATCCTTCCGGAGTTGCCGACGAAGTTCGATGTGCAGTTGTTCAATACCTTCTGCGGCTATATCGATCACAAGAACTTCTTCCCGTTCGATTTGAAACTGAACACCGATGCGCGCGGCAGTTTCGTCGAGCTGGTCAAATTGGATCACCTCGGCGGCCAGGTTTCGTTTTCGACGACGAAACCGGGCATCACCCGCGGCAACCATTACCATACCCGCAAGATCGAGCGTTTCGCGGTGATCAAAGGCAAGGCCCGGATTGAGCTGCGCAAAGTCGGTAGCGCAGAAAAGTTGACGTTCGAGCTGGACGGCGGCCATCCGTCCTTTGTCGACATGCCGGTGTGGTACACCCACAATATCACCAATATCGGCGAGGACGAACTTTACACCGTCTTCTGGATCAATGAATTCTACGATCCGGCCGACCCGGATACGTTTTTTGAAGAGGTTTAA
- a CDS encoding glycosyltransferase — MNKNSHLPKIAIIQPLIPHYRQEFFSGIRKVYNTDLYCFESTSQSENMGFFQTESNYLQLKKWNVGPIYFLSIFPLLTRQYDVIIILAAIKSPSVWILLLIMKFCKCKTILWGHGISLPRYLKESRRIHYIRRLFYSLADMGWLYTENECHLWQKSISRKKFIALGNTISDVERITALPLHKFSTDLQKKYGIKTRCNFIFCARFSSPQRHPELLIQLIELLDPEQYGFIIIGTGPYKPEFSCYKNVYDYDAVYDSQVKDELFSIADIYFQPAWIGLSCVEAMAYGKPILTFQRTEDLHQGVEFFYIQDAKCGIIIHSLEEALQEIRKLSMEQIQLLGARAKNYVKANLTMAQMIRRANDSIADLLQLM, encoded by the coding sequence ATGAATAAAAATTCACATCTACCCAAAATTGCTATTATACAACCTCTTATTCCCCATTATCGTCAAGAATTTTTTTCAGGGATTCGAAAGGTATATAACACGGATTTATACTGCTTTGAATCTACATCACAATCAGAAAATATGGGTTTTTTCCAAACCGAATCAAATTATTTGCAATTGAAAAAATGGAATGTCGGTCCAATTTATTTTCTGTCTATTTTTCCTTTACTGACTCGTCAATATGATGTGATTATCATCTTGGCAGCTATCAAATCTCCCAGTGTTTGGATTCTCTTACTGATCATGAAATTCTGCAAATGTAAAACGATTTTATGGGGGCATGGTATTTCCCTTCCCCGGTATCTGAAGGAATCAAGGAGAATTCATTACATCAGACGCCTTTTCTATTCGTTGGCAGATATGGGATGGCTCTATACAGAAAATGAATGCCATTTGTGGCAAAAAAGTATTTCCCGAAAAAAATTTATCGCCTTAGGTAACACAATTTCAGACGTCGAAAGAATCACAGCTTTGCCATTGCATAAATTTTCCACTGATTTGCAAAAAAAATATGGTATTAAAACCCGATGCAATTTTATTTTCTGCGCTCGCTTTTCAAGTCCGCAACGCCATCCTGAGTTGCTGATTCAGTTGATTGAACTCTTGGATCCTGAACAATATGGTTTTATTATCATTGGAACAGGTCCATATAAACCTGAGTTTTCTTGTTATAAAAATGTTTATGATTATGATGCTGTGTATGATTCTCAAGTCAAAGATGAACTGTTCTCCATTGCCGACATTTATTTCCAACCGGCTTGGATTGGGTTGTCATGTGTGGAGGCTATGGCTTATGGTAAACCTATTTTGACTTTTCAACGTACCGAGGACCTTCACCAGGGAGTGGAGTTTTTCTATATTCAAGATGCAAAATGTGGAATTATAATCCATTCCTTGGAGGAGGCTCTCCAAGAAATCCGTAAGTTGTCTATGGAACAGATTCAACTGTTGGGTGCGCGAGCTAAAAATTATGTAAAAGCTAACCTGACCATGGCTCAAATGATAAGGCGAGCTAATGATTCTATCGCGGACTTGTTGCAATTGATGTAA
- a CDS encoding Coenzyme F420 hydrogenase/dehydrogenase, beta subunit C-terminal domain, which yields MRLKNNITEIERKDCTGCGACQAACPVDCIVMKPDPEGFSCPSLVPEKCLNCGKCLTVCHTRIAVLNENDLPRSYIVQAKDHEHIKLSSSGGVFAESARYVIEQLQGVVYGAAFDETMNVVHEKIETTSGIGKLQNSKYVQSRTDHCFEEIRRFLENHRIVLFSGVPCQVAGLKAYLGKNYPTLLTMDLICHGVASPEFLQRSFEELSKQYDSPIISCLFRTRRGFHAKRTLFRSRIGFQNGKILERNHSYDPYYSIYLKGVGFREACYRCRYTSLNRTGDITIGDCDSHNLYPSFCPEYSNSAVLLNTQKGIELWEKISAYFVFQPIDPLREQQCNKQLLSPYPRPLERDGFYERLKEMTWREVSSGFARPFTVKARIRNFLTGYLAIAWVAKLKIFFR from the coding sequence ATGCGGCTCAAAAATAACATAACGGAGATTGAGCGGAAGGATTGTACCGGGTGTGGAGCATGTCAGGCGGCTTGTCCCGTGGATTGCATTGTCATGAAACCGGATCCAGAGGGATTTAGCTGTCCCTCTTTAGTGCCGGAGAAATGTTTGAACTGTGGAAAATGTTTGACAGTCTGCCATACACGGATTGCAGTTTTAAACGAAAATGATCTACCTCGGTCATATATTGTTCAAGCGAAGGATCACGAACACATAAAATTGAGTTCTTCAGGAGGTGTTTTTGCCGAAAGTGCGCGGTATGTGATTGAACAACTTCAGGGGGTTGTATATGGTGCTGCATTTGATGAGACAATGAATGTTGTCCATGAGAAAATAGAAACGACTTCAGGGATCGGCAAGTTGCAGAATTCGAAATACGTACAAAGCAGAACAGACCATTGCTTTGAGGAAATTCGCCGATTCTTGGAGAATCACAGAATCGTTCTTTTTTCCGGCGTCCCCTGTCAGGTGGCTGGATTGAAGGCATATCTTGGCAAAAATTATCCGACATTGCTGACAATGGATCTGATTTGCCATGGAGTAGCCAGTCCAGAATTTTTGCAACGGTCTTTTGAGGAGCTGTCAAAGCAGTATGACAGTCCAATCATATCTTGCCTTTTTCGGACACGTCGCGGATTTCACGCCAAACGGACATTATTTCGAAGTCGAATTGGGTTCCAAAACGGAAAAATCCTTGAGCGCAATCATTCATATGATCCTTATTATTCCATCTATTTGAAGGGAGTCGGTTTTCGAGAAGCCTGCTACAGATGTCGCTATACTTCACTGAATCGTACAGGAGATATCACAATAGGCGATTGCGACAGTCATAATCTTTATCCATCGTTTTGTCCAGAGTATTCCAATTCCGCCGTTTTGCTCAATACGCAGAAAGGGATCGAACTGTGGGAAAAAATTTCGGCGTATTTTGTATTTCAACCTATTGATCCTCTGCGAGAGCAGCAGTGCAATAAACAGCTTCTTTCGCCCTATCCCAGGCCATTGGAACGGGATGGTTTTTATGAACGACTGAAAGAAATGACATGGAGGGAAGTATCTTCCGGTTTTGCCCGTCCATTTACAGTAAAAGCCCGGATCAGAAATTTTCTGACCGGATATCTGGCGATTGCTTGGGTTGCTAAGTTGAAAATTTTTTTCAGATAA